The following coding sequences lie in one Thermomicrobium sp. 4228-Ro genomic window:
- a CDS encoding PLP-dependent aminotransferase family protein: MRLEWERVLAKRVAAFRACTRTDFSQLPCPPGTIHFTGGAPPVECLPAETISDALVRAWHAEPTALWYDETDGYEGLRVAIADRMRQRGARVDPGQVLITQGAQQAIDLVARLLLEPGDRVVVEGPTYFGALQVFEPYDVAIEAVPLDEAGVVLDRLEDAFRREPRPKLFYTVPTFQNPAGVTLSAERRSAVVQLAARYGVPIVEDDPYGELWYEAPPPPPLRAYWEEVLFIGTFSKTLAPGLRLGWLVAPPRLMKPLIDAKEAADIQSDRLLQRAVAAVVTSPWYEAHLRAARAEYAERCRLLADALSHELGELARWSLPGGGFFLWVTLTGEVDAATLLPRCAEAGVTYVPGSEFYPEHRPSPSLRLGFTTLGRDELLRGAERLGRALRRLLTEARPT, from the coding sequence GTGAGGCTGGAGTGGGAGCGTGTTCTCGCCAAGCGCGTGGCGGCCTTTCGTGCCTGCACGCGGACGGATTTCTCGCAACTGCCTTGCCCACCAGGAACGATCCACTTTACTGGGGGTGCACCACCTGTCGAGTGTTTGCCGGCCGAAACGATCAGCGATGCTTTGGTACGAGCTTGGCACGCCGAACCGACTGCCCTCTGGTACGACGAGACCGACGGCTACGAAGGGTTACGCGTCGCGATCGCTGACCGCATGCGGCAGCGTGGCGCGAGGGTCGACCCGGGTCAGGTGTTGATTACCCAAGGGGCGCAACAGGCGATCGATCTCGTCGCGCGGCTCCTGCTCGAACCCGGTGACCGGGTGGTGGTCGAGGGGCCGACCTACTTCGGTGCTCTCCAGGTCTTCGAACCGTACGACGTCGCGATCGAGGCGGTACCCCTCGACGAGGCCGGTGTCGTCTTGGATCGACTGGAGGATGCGTTCCGGCGCGAGCCGCGTCCGAAGCTGTTCTACACGGTTCCGACGTTCCAGAACCCCGCAGGTGTGACGCTCTCGGCCGAACGGCGGAGTGCGGTCGTCCAGTTGGCGGCCCGCTACGGCGTCCCGATCGTCGAGGACGACCCTTACGGCGAACTCTGGTACGAAGCACCGCCACCTCCGCCGCTCCGGGCGTACTGGGAAGAGGTGCTCTTCATCGGAACCTTCTCCAAGACGCTGGCGCCGGGGCTGCGGCTCGGGTGGCTCGTCGCTCCGCCGCGCCTGATGAAGCCACTGATCGACGCGAAGGAGGCGGCCGATATCCAGTCCGACCGTCTGCTGCAGCGAGCCGTCGCGGCGGTCGTCACGAGTCCGTGGTACGAGGCGCATCTGCGGGCTGCACGTGCCGAGTATGCTGAACGATGCCGGCTGTTGGCCGATGCGCTGTCGCATGAACTCGGTGAACTGGCACGTTGGTCGTTACCCGGCGGTGGCTTTTTCCTGTGGGTCACGCTCACCGGTGAGGTCGATGCAGCGACGCTCCTGCCCCGCTGTGCCGAGGCGGGCGTCACGTACGTACCGGGATCGGAGTTCTATCCGGAACACCGGCCAAGCCCCAGCTTGCGGCTCGGTTTCACGACGCTCGGGCGCGACGAGTTGCTCAGAGGGGCGGAGCGACTCGGGCGAGCACTGCGCCGCCTGCTGACCGAGGCGCGGCCAACGTGA
- a CDS encoding class I SAM-dependent rRNA methyltransferase: MRCPRLILKSDHDRPVRRHHPWIFSGAIARIDGDAEDGDIVEVHSSDGEWLARGYLNRRSQIVVRLLSWNRDETIDESFWARRIERALAARTRLHLDQVTNAYRLIYAESDWLPGLIVDRYADFLVIQSLTLGIERRKELLVRLLAERCRPAGIYERSDLDVREKEGLPPADGTLWGQEPPERILIEEYGHRFQVDVRRGQKTGFYLDQRENRRRAAAYLKHGRVLNAFAYTGAFAIYALANGAEHVVNLDTSAEALAEAAAHLALNGFPADRAEQIGGDAFRLLRHFRAGGRRFDAVILDPPKFAYAHAHLERAARGYKDINLQALHLIEPGGVLITFSCSGLVSIDLFQKIVFAAAEDAGREVQILERLGHPPDHPVRLSFPEGEYLKGLICRVW; the protein is encoded by the coding sequence ATGAGGTGCCCGCGGCTGATCTTGAAATCCGACCACGATCGCCCAGTCCGACGGCATCATCCCTGGATTTTCTCCGGTGCCATCGCCCGGATCGACGGCGATGCTGAGGACGGTGACATCGTCGAGGTCCACAGCAGCGACGGCGAATGGCTCGCCCGCGGCTACCTCAATCGTCGCTCGCAAATCGTCGTGCGACTCCTCTCCTGGAATCGGGACGAGACGATCGACGAGTCGTTCTGGGCGCGCCGGATCGAGCGAGCACTCGCTGCCCGCACCCGCTTGCACCTCGACCAGGTGACGAACGCCTACCGCCTGATCTACGCCGAAAGCGACTGGCTCCCTGGGCTGATCGTCGACCGTTACGCCGACTTTCTCGTCATCCAGTCGCTCACGCTGGGAATCGAACGCCGCAAGGAACTCCTGGTTCGCCTCCTGGCGGAGCGGTGCCGACCGGCCGGCATTTACGAACGGTCGGACCTCGACGTTCGCGAGAAGGAAGGGCTGCCGCCCGCTGACGGTACGCTTTGGGGCCAGGAGCCTCCGGAACGGATCCTCATCGAGGAGTACGGGCACCGCTTCCAGGTCGACGTGCGGCGCGGGCAGAAGACCGGCTTTTACCTCGACCAGCGCGAGAACCGGCGACGTGCAGCGGCCTATCTGAAACACGGGCGTGTGCTCAACGCGTTCGCCTACACCGGTGCGTTCGCGATCTACGCCCTGGCAAACGGCGCCGAGCATGTGGTCAATCTCGATACGTCAGCCGAAGCCCTCGCTGAAGCGGCGGCTCATCTGGCCCTCAACGGTTTTCCTGCGGATCGGGCGGAGCAGATCGGAGGCGACGCCTTCCGCCTCCTCCGGCACTTTCGTGCCGGCGGCCGCCGCTTCGATGCCGTGATTCTCGACCCACCGAAGTTCGCCTACGCGCACGCGCATCTCGAGCGTGCTGCACGCGGCTACAAGGACATCAACCTACAAGCACTTCACCTCATCGAGCCCGGGGGAGTCCTGATTACCTTCTCCTGCTCCGGGCTCGTCTCGATCGATCTCTTTCAGAAGATCGTCTTCGCGGCAGCCGAGGACGCTGGACGCGAGGTACAGATTCTCGAGCGACTCGGTCACCCGCCCGATCACCCGGTCCGGCTCAGCTTCCCGGAGGGTGAATACCTGAAGGGGCTGATCTGTCGGGTCTGGTAA
- a CDS encoding GNAT family N-acetyltransferase translates to MGWTLEPYQDQNAAGVVDLWNEEFGHALPLSTELLLHRWRIGPNELATGWVACQRSELLGAILVRLPARPWFPAGVGFVTLFVVARRARRQGIGQALLAQASRDATRHGYRVLVFGGGPGHLVPGIPLEAPLTTWRFLRRSGAFPREVFHDLLVDLTVLPVPPSWPDGVTLEPAPRDEMLAFLAREFPGEWEVDVAEAYEAGATVLGLRRDGKLIGFAAAHPPGSWPPPPSLFWAPVLSGPVGGLGPLGIAATHRKQGFGLAMVRGALAFLRDTGARWAVIDWTELAAFYGRAGAHVWRTYQMAALPLS, encoded by the coding sequence ATGGGCTGGACTCTGGAACCGTATCAAGACCAGAATGCAGCCGGAGTGGTTGATCTCTGGAACGAGGAGTTCGGTCACGCTCTGCCGCTGTCCACCGAACTCCTGCTGCATCGTTGGCGAATCGGCCCGAACGAGCTCGCTACAGGGTGGGTAGCCTGCCAGCGATCGGAGCTGCTCGGAGCGATACTGGTCCGTCTTCCTGCGCGACCGTGGTTTCCAGCCGGTGTCGGGTTCGTCACACTCTTCGTTGTCGCCCGGCGCGCGCGCCGCCAGGGAATCGGCCAGGCTCTCCTCGCCCAGGCCAGCCGAGACGCAACGCGGCACGGGTATCGCGTACTCGTCTTCGGTGGCGGACCGGGTCACCTCGTCCCGGGTATTCCGCTCGAGGCGCCGCTGACGACCTGGCGCTTCCTCCGACGATCCGGTGCATTCCCGCGTGAGGTCTTCCATGACCTTCTCGTCGATCTCACTGTGCTACCCGTGCCACCCAGCTGGCCCGATGGCGTCACCCTCGAGCCAGCGCCTCGCGACGAGATGCTCGCCTTTTTAGCTCGGGAATTTCCAGGGGAATGGGAAGTCGACGTCGCTGAGGCCTACGAGGCCGGCGCCACGGTTCTCGGCCTGCGTCGCGACGGCAAGCTTATCGGCTTCGCGGCGGCCCATCCGCCCGGTTCGTGGCCACCCCCGCCGAGCCTCTTCTGGGCCCCCGTCCTGTCAGGTCCTGTTGGCGGCCTCGGCCCACTCGGCATTGCTGCCACCCATCGCAAACAGGGCTTCGGTCTCGCCATGGTTCGAGGCGCTCTCGCGTTCTTGCGCGACACCGGTGCGCGCTGGGCGGTCATTGACTGGACAGAACTCGCCGCGTTCTACGGCCGTGCTGGCGCGCACGTCTGGCGCACCTATCAGATGGCAGCCCTGCCACTGTCCTGA
- a CDS encoding NADH-quinone oxidoreductase subunit N, with protein MPLRLAAPEWSLLVPPLIIVGTIVLLLAIDALVSRPSARLMLGIAIAGHVLALGSLATIDWSRGATTFGASYRADWFALVVALVALVAGLLSVLVSAGYTESGLEPGGIGQAEYLSLLLFSVLGTLIVGAAGDLIVLLLGLETSAVAVYALTAFARRRITSVEGALKYFLLGAFATAILIYGMAWMYGLTGSIVLSDISHTLRTVVTPGQPLDPALLLALLLLTVGLGFKIAAVPFHMWTPDAYQGAPTPVSAYMSVVPKVAGFAAMARILVQGLQPLSERWVDLLAALALVTMVYGNVVAIAQRDLKRMLGYSAIGHTGYMLAGLAAFTTGQPGDRSVGSVLFYLFAYAFMNIGAFGIIAWLQERGLGTTLDDVAGLASRAPLAALMMAIFMLSLMGMPPLLGFYAKYYVILALIEAGQLWLAVAIVVMSAVSAFFYLRVVTRMYFEEPAGTWQPARTPLLGLGLVVMAGVTLALGLVSGPILELAQRWPTALT; from the coding sequence ATGCCCTTGCGACTCGCCGCACCCGAGTGGTCGCTCCTCGTCCCACCGCTGATCATCGTCGGAACGATCGTCCTCTTGCTCGCGATCGACGCGCTGGTCTCGCGCCCCTCCGCTCGCCTGATGCTGGGTATCGCGATCGCCGGGCACGTGCTCGCGCTCGGCTCGCTCGCGACGATCGACTGGAGCCGCGGCGCGACAACCTTCGGAGCGAGTTACCGGGCAGACTGGTTCGCGCTGGTCGTGGCGCTCGTCGCCTTGGTCGCTGGTCTTCTCTCGGTTCTCGTGTCAGCTGGGTACACCGAATCAGGCCTCGAGCCGGGCGGCATCGGCCAAGCGGAGTACCTCTCGCTCTTACTCTTCTCGGTGCTCGGGACGCTGATCGTCGGCGCAGCCGGTGACCTCATCGTACTCCTGCTGGGCCTCGAAACGAGCGCCGTCGCTGTCTACGCACTGACGGCTTTCGCTCGTCGGCGCATCACCAGTGTCGAAGGTGCACTCAAATACTTTCTCCTCGGTGCCTTCGCGACCGCGATCCTCATCTACGGTATGGCCTGGATGTACGGGTTGACCGGGAGCATCGTTCTCAGCGATATCAGTCACACACTTCGGACAGTCGTGACACCTGGACAGCCGCTCGATCCCGCACTCCTGTTGGCCCTCCTCCTTTTGACGGTTGGTCTCGGTTTCAAGATCGCCGCTGTGCCGTTCCACATGTGGACGCCGGATGCATACCAGGGCGCACCGACGCCAGTTTCCGCGTACATGTCCGTCGTTCCGAAGGTGGCTGGCTTCGCCGCGATGGCTCGGATTCTCGTCCAGGGCCTGCAACCGCTCAGCGAACGGTGGGTCGACCTGCTGGCGGCGCTGGCGCTTGTCACGATGGTTTATGGCAACGTCGTGGCGATCGCGCAGCGTGATCTCAAGCGGATGCTCGGCTACTCGGCCATCGGTCACACCGGGTACATGCTGGCTGGCCTCGCTGCCTTCACGACCGGTCAGCCAGGCGATCGCAGCGTCGGTAGCGTCCTCTTCTACTTGTTTGCCTATGCCTTCATGAACATCGGTGCCTTCGGGATCATCGCCTGGCTGCAAGAACGTGGACTCGGCACGACACTTGACGACGTCGCTGGCCTGGCGAGTCGGGCACCGCTGGCTGCGCTCATGATGGCGATCTTCATGCTGTCGTTGATGGGTATGCCACCGCTGCTCGGGTTCTACGCCAAGTACTATGTCATCCTGGCACTCATCGAGGCTGGGCAACTCTGGCTCGCCGTCGCGATCGTGGTGATGAGCGCGGTCTCGGCGTTTTTCTACCTCCGGGTCGTGACACGGATGTACTTCGAGGAACCTGCCGGAACCTGGCAGCCGGCTCGCACCCCGCTGCTGGGGCTGGGGCTCGTCGTCATGGCCGGAGTGACGCTGGCGCTCGGTCTGGTCTCGGGCCCGATTCTCGAGTTGGCACAGCGCTGGCCGACCGCGCTCACCTGA
- a CDS encoding complex I subunit 4 family protein — protein MEQLPILSLITYSPLAGAVILFLWANASPRAARWVALVASSISFLLSIGMLIAFDPQRSGMQFTETFEWLPELGIAYRLGVDGISAPLVGLTTLLTLIAVIASWEPIRHRVREYYITLLLLATGMLGVFVSLDLFLFYVFWEIVLIPMALIIGVWGSANRVYAAVKFFLYTLAGSLLMLVGIVALYQEYFQRTGVRTLDVLELAQGHYSQTFQFWAFLAFFLAFAIKVPMWPFHTWLPDAHVEAPTAGSVILAGVLLKMGGYGFLRFNLPLFPDASRAWAPAIVVLSVIAILYGALMALVQRDFKKLVAYSSVSHMGFVTLGIFALNQPGLSGAMVVMLSHGFVTSALFLIVGILYERAHTRELAVFGGLARNMPVFTAFFGLFAFASLGLPGLSGFVGEFLALLGGFRAYRWAGVLGTAVVILAAWYMLRVFQRVALVRAPGEPPDPDDPELRLAAAHGVPPVAGGGDVEHPPLDPRTFPDVNWREALTLAPLALLTVWVGVYPLPVLRMIESTLAALLATVTGTGL, from the coding sequence GTGGAGCAGCTGCCGATCTTGAGTCTGATAACCTACAGCCCACTCGCCGGAGCGGTCATCCTGTTCCTGTGGGCAAACGCCTCACCGCGCGCCGCCCGATGGGTGGCACTCGTCGCCAGCAGCATCTCGTTCCTGCTCTCGATCGGCATGCTGATCGCGTTCGATCCGCAGCGCTCGGGCATGCAGTTCACCGAGACGTTCGAGTGGCTGCCGGAACTCGGCATCGCCTATCGACTGGGCGTGGATGGGATCAGCGCTCCGCTCGTCGGGTTGACGACGCTCCTCACGCTGATCGCGGTGATCGCCTCCTGGGAGCCGATCCGACACCGGGTCCGCGAGTACTACATCACGCTCCTGTTACTGGCCACGGGCATGCTCGGTGTTTTCGTCAGCCTCGACCTCTTCCTGTTCTACGTCTTCTGGGAAATCGTCCTCATTCCGATGGCACTCATCATCGGTGTATGGGGAAGTGCCAACCGCGTGTACGCAGCCGTCAAGTTCTTTCTCTACACGCTGGCCGGCAGCCTCCTGATGCTCGTCGGCATCGTGGCACTGTACCAGGAGTACTTTCAGCGGACGGGTGTCCGCACGCTCGATGTCCTCGAACTCGCGCAAGGCCACTATAGTCAGACGTTCCAGTTCTGGGCCTTCCTCGCGTTCTTCCTCGCTTTCGCCATCAAGGTGCCCATGTGGCCGTTCCATACCTGGCTTCCCGATGCCCACGTCGAGGCACCGACAGCCGGTTCCGTCATCCTCGCTGGCGTCCTCCTGAAAATGGGTGGATACGGGTTCCTGCGTTTCAATCTCCCGCTCTTCCCCGATGCGAGCCGAGCGTGGGCTCCGGCGATCGTTGTCCTCTCCGTCATCGCCATCCTCTATGGTGCGCTCATGGCGCTCGTCCAGCGCGACTTCAAGAAGCTGGTCGCCTACTCGTCGGTCAGCCACATGGGGTTCGTCACGCTCGGCATCTTCGCGCTCAACCAGCCTGGCCTGAGCGGGGCGATGGTGGTGATGCTCAGCCACGGCTTCGTCACCAGCGCGCTCTTCCTCATCGTCGGTATCCTCTACGAGCGCGCACACACCCGAGAACTCGCGGTTTTCGGTGGCCTCGCGAGGAACATGCCCGTCTTCACCGCGTTCTTCGGTCTATTCGCTTTCGCCTCGCTCGGTCTCCCTGGACTGAGCGGATTCGTCGGGGAGTTCCTCGCCTTGCTCGGCGGATTCCGGGCCTACCGGTGGGCCGGTGTGTTGGGCACGGCTGTCGTGATCCTGGCGGCCTGGTACATGCTGCGCGTCTTCCAGCGTGTCGCGCTCGTTCGCGCGCCGGGTGAGCCGCCCGATCCGGACGACCCCGAACTCCGGCTCGCTGCGGCTCATGGTGTCCCACCGGTCGCTGGGGGAGGCGATGTGGAGCATCCACCGCTCGACCCGCGCACCTTCCCGGACGTGAACTGGCGTGAGGCGCTCACGCTCGCACCACTCGCGCTCCTGACGGTGTGGGTCGGTGTCTACCCGTTACCGGTTCTGCGGATGATCGAATCGACGCTCGCCGCGCTCCTGGCGACTGTGACCGGCACTGGGCTGTGA
- the nuoL gene encoding NADH-quinone oxidoreductase subunit L gives MERTVSWLVIIPLAPLLAALLNFLFGKWWIRQRAHWLAVPAVALSFLVSLLAAAAVLGRHEVLRQPLYTWITAGDFHVPVELVVDELTAVMLLVVTGVSLLVHIYSIGYMHHDPAYYRFFAWLPLFVFSMVMLVLANNFLVLFVFWEAVGLCSYLLIGFWFRRRSAAEAAKKAFAVNRIGDFGFALGVMLIFTTLGTLDYEAVFQAIPELSSGTITAIALLLFTGAVGKSAQLPLFVWLPDAMEGPTPVSALIHAATMVTAGIFMVARTHPIFLASPTAMSVVALIGALTAFVAATIAVTQFDIKRVIAYSTVSQLGYMALALGVGAWIPAIFHLFTHAFFKALLFLGSGAVMHALHDELDMRRMGGLKRWMPITYWTFVIGAAANAGIVPLAGFWSKDEILVGAWVGGAPLLALLGLVAAFFTSLYMFRAVFLTFHGEPRFDPHELHPHDPPATMSVPLVVLAIGALLAGFAGVPPENGWIHHALEPVFETAEHHDVSLSLTLAFATLSTLVALAGLGLAHAAYVRGTLSPATVAERLGWLYRLAANGWYFDFLYQRYIVRPLDAFADWLWRAVDVGIIDGAVNGLARAVAALAQLWRRLQTGLVANYVLLIALATVVLVGVSLVMGSTLFR, from the coding sequence ATGGAACGAACCGTTTCGTGGTTGGTCATCATTCCGCTCGCGCCGCTGCTGGCCGCACTCCTGAACTTTCTCTTCGGCAAGTGGTGGATCCGTCAGCGCGCACACTGGTTGGCCGTGCCGGCGGTCGCTCTCTCGTTCCTCGTGAGTCTCCTCGCCGCAGCAGCCGTGTTGGGCCGCCACGAGGTCCTGCGACAACCGCTCTACACTTGGATCACTGCGGGAGACTTCCACGTGCCGGTCGAACTGGTCGTGGACGAGCTCACAGCCGTGATGTTGCTCGTGGTGACCGGCGTCAGCCTGCTCGTCCACATCTATTCGATCGGCTACATGCACCACGATCCGGCCTACTATCGCTTCTTCGCCTGGCTGCCGCTGTTCGTCTTCTCGATGGTCATGCTCGTCCTCGCCAACAACTTCCTGGTGCTCTTCGTGTTCTGGGAAGCAGTCGGCCTGTGCTCGTACCTGCTCATCGGTTTCTGGTTCCGGCGACGCTCAGCAGCCGAAGCAGCCAAGAAGGCGTTCGCCGTCAACCGGATCGGTGACTTCGGGTTCGCGCTCGGCGTCATGCTGATCTTCACGACTCTGGGCACATTGGACTACGAGGCCGTCTTCCAGGCGATTCCCGAGCTCTCGTCCGGTACCATTACGGCGATCGCCCTCTTGCTCTTCACCGGGGCGGTGGGGAAGTCGGCCCAGCTGCCGCTCTTCGTCTGGCTTCCGGACGCGATGGAAGGCCCGACACCCGTCTCGGCGCTGATCCACGCCGCGACGATGGTCACGGCGGGCATCTTCATGGTCGCGCGCACCCATCCGATCTTCCTGGCATCACCGACCGCGATGTCGGTCGTCGCGCTGATCGGCGCGCTCACCGCGTTCGTCGCTGCCACGATCGCGGTGACCCAGTTCGACATCAAGCGCGTCATCGCGTACTCGACGGTGAGCCAGCTCGGCTACATGGCGCTGGCACTCGGTGTCGGCGCCTGGATCCCGGCGATTTTCCACTTGTTCACACACGCCTTCTTCAAGGCTCTCCTGTTCCTCGGCTCCGGCGCGGTGATGCACGCGCTCCACGACGAACTCGACATGCGCCGGATGGGGGGGCTCAAGCGCTGGATGCCGATCACCTACTGGACGTTTGTCATCGGTGCGGCTGCCAATGCTGGCATCGTGCCCCTGGCCGGTTTCTGGAGCAAGGACGAGATCCTGGTCGGGGCGTGGGTCGGTGGCGCACCGCTGCTCGCGCTTCTCGGTCTCGTCGCAGCCTTCTTCACGTCGCTCTACATGTTCCGGGCTGTCTTCCTCACCTTCCACGGCGAACCACGCTTCGACCCACACGAGCTGCACCCGCACGACCCACCGGCGACGATGTCGGTCCCGCTCGTCGTCCTGGCCATCGGAGCACTGCTCGCTGGCTTCGCTGGGGTGCCGCCGGAAAACGGCTGGATCCACCACGCGTTGGAGCCGGTCTTCGAAACAGCCGAGCACCATGACGTGTCACTCAGCCTCACACTGGCATTCGCGACGCTTTCGACTCTCGTCGCGCTGGCGGGGCTCGGACTCGCGCACGCGGCCTACGTCCGCGGTACGCTCTCGCCGGCGACGGTCGCCGAGCGGCTCGGCTGGCTGTATCGGCTTGCTGCGAACGGCTGGTATTTCGACTTCCTGTACCAGCGATACATCGTACGCCCGCTCGACGCCTTCGCCGACTGGCTCTGGCGTGCGGTCGATGTCGGCATCATCGACGGCGCAGTCAACGGTCTGGCCCGGGCAGTCGCTGCACTCGCGCAACTCTGGCGACGTCTCCAAACCGGACTGGTCGCGAACTACGTGCTCCTCATCGCGCTGGCAACGGTCGTCCTGGTGGGTGTGTCGCTCGTGATGGGCAGCACCCTGTTCCGCTGA
- the nuoK gene encoding NADH-quinone oxidoreductase subunit NuoK, which yields MTELTATHFLLLSAALFIIGMVGVLTRRNVLVIFMCVELMLNAVNVSLAGFAWELHQLTGQVFALFVIAVAAAEAVVGLGIVMALTRRTDTVDIDELRQLRE from the coding sequence ATGACCGAATTGACGGCGACGCATTTCCTCCTCCTCAGCGCAGCGCTGTTCATCATCGGGATGGTCGGCGTGCTCACGCGCCGCAACGTCCTCGTCATCTTCATGTGCGTCGAGCTGATGCTCAACGCGGTGAACGTCAGTCTCGCCGGCTTCGCGTGGGAACTGCACCAGCTCACCGGACAAGTCTTCGCGCTCTTCGTGATCGCCGTCGCTGCCGCCGAGGCAGTAGTCGGACTCGGAATCGTGATGGCACTCACCCGGCGCACCGATACGGTCGATATCGACGAGCTCCGGCAGCTCCGCGAGTGA
- a CDS encoding NADH-quinone oxidoreductase subunit J has product MTVQVLVFWLLALVAMLGALGVVVARNPIHSAIGLVLSFLNVAAIYLIARAEFLAVVQVIVYAGAVIVLVVFVTMLVHPDDLPEFHGRRPLRIATGLVLGLALLAEVSAAVLARGLRGAPGPWTDETVAIVGGNTRALGQVLYSDYMLAIQLTALLLLAATIGAIVLARPEAVSERLAAARRVMTISLAHPRGLDQPAIPVALPGPQDGRVKEAGGGRPIVLARTPDEFTEQPAWGEWRRQ; this is encoded by the coding sequence ATGACGGTACAGGTGCTGGTCTTCTGGCTCTTGGCGCTGGTCGCGATGCTCGGTGCGCTGGGGGTCGTCGTCGCACGGAATCCGATCCACAGCGCGATCGGGCTCGTGTTGTCGTTCCTCAACGTGGCAGCGATCTACCTCATCGCGCGTGCCGAGTTCCTGGCAGTCGTGCAGGTGATCGTCTACGCCGGTGCCGTGATCGTACTGGTCGTCTTTGTCACGATGCTCGTGCACCCGGACGACCTCCCGGAGTTCCACGGGCGGCGCCCGTTGCGGATCGCCACCGGTCTCGTGCTCGGCCTCGCCCTCCTCGCCGAAGTCAGCGCAGCCGTCCTCGCTCGTGGCCTACGCGGCGCGCCAGGCCCCTGGACGGACGAAACGGTCGCGATAGTGGGGGGCAATACCCGGGCCCTCGGTCAGGTGCTGTACTCGGACTACATGCTCGCGATTCAGCTGACCGCGTTGCTTCTCCTCGCGGCAACGATCGGAGCCATCGTCTTGGCACGGCCCGAGGCGGTCAGCGAGCGCCTGGCCGCGGCCCGGCGCGTCATGACGATCTCGCTCGCGCATCCACGTGGACTCGACCAGCCGGCGATTCCGGTCGCACTGCCGGGGCCGCAGGACGGTCGCGTGAAGGAAGCTGGCGGTGGTCGGCCGATCGTGCTGGCTCGGACTCCGGACGAGTTCACCGAGCAACCCGCCTGGGGCGAATGGAGGAGACAATGA
- the nuoH gene encoding NADH-quinone oxidoreductase subunit NuoH, giving the protein MDWQRLIVSYLVGFVLLNVLLGLMAYMTWFERRVLARMQHRVGPNRTGPFGLLQPIADGIKLLAKEDIVPANADRLVFLVAPLLSFALAPLGAAVIPFGDSLHLFGIDIPLLVADINVAVLYVLALGSVGVYGIILGGYASGNRYSLLGALRSTAQVISYELVLGLSLVGVLILSGSLSLQDILREQQRSLVLGPLTLPNWYILSQPLAFALFLIAAVAETNRAPFDLPEAETELVAGYFTEYSGFRFSFYFLAEYINMIVVSLLAATLFLGGIDGPIADGVWWLALKALFFLFFYVWLRATLPRFRYDQLMGLAWKVLLPLALINIALTGLVRLWGIGAL; this is encoded by the coding sequence ATGGACTGGCAGCGGTTGATCGTCAGCTATCTCGTCGGGTTCGTTCTCCTCAACGTGCTGCTCGGGCTGATGGCCTACATGACCTGGTTCGAGCGGCGCGTGCTCGCACGCATGCAACACCGCGTCGGGCCGAACCGGACTGGACCCTTCGGCCTGCTCCAACCGATCGCCGATGGGATCAAGCTCCTCGCGAAGGAAGACATCGTCCCAGCGAATGCCGACCGGCTGGTCTTCCTCGTCGCGCCACTCCTCTCCTTCGCGCTGGCACCGCTCGGCGCGGCGGTGATTCCCTTCGGCGATTCCCTGCACCTTTTCGGAATCGACATCCCGCTGCTCGTTGCCGACATCAATGTCGCCGTTCTCTATGTCCTCGCGCTGGGATCGGTCGGCGTCTACGGGATCATCCTCGGCGGCTATGCATCCGGCAATCGCTACTCGTTGCTCGGAGCATTGCGCTCGACCGCGCAGGTGATCAGCTACGAGCTCGTGCTCGGGCTCTCGTTGGTCGGTGTGCTGATCCTCTCCGGATCGCTCAGCTTGCAGGACATCTTGCGGGAACAGCAGCGGTCACTCGTTCTCGGCCCATTGACGCTTCCGAACTGGTACATCCTCTCGCAACCACTCGCTTTCGCGCTCTTCCTCATCGCTGCCGTCGCCGAGACGAACCGCGCGCCGTTCGATCTACCGGAAGCCGAAACGGAACTCGTCGCAGGCTACTTCACCGAGTATTCCGGTTTTCGCTTCTCGTTCTACTTCCTGGCCGAGTACATCAACATGATCGTCGTCTCGCTGCTGGCAGCGACGCTATTTCTCGGGGGCATCGACGGACCGATCGCCGACGGTGTGTGGTGGCTCGCCCTCAAGGCACTCTTCTTCCTGTTCTTCTACGTTTGGTTGCGGGCGACGCTGCCGCGTTTCCGCTACGACCAGCTGATGGGGCTCGCCTGGAAGGTACTGTTACCACTCGCACTGATCAACATCGCGCTGACCGGGCTGGTCCGGCTCTGGGGAATCGGCGCACTCTGA